The Candidatus Phaeomarinobacter ectocarpi genome includes a region encoding these proteins:
- a CDS encoding helix-turn-helix transcriptional regulator, which produces MSKEQPVQIIETPQGDASFAAVPIETYRVMVRDLEAYRDLKTGVSELRALDDGEVALPADVAHRIADGDNPVRVWREHRGHKAVALARMAGISPAYLSEIETGKKEGTFKTMAALARHLNISLDDLAPMADDEDADSLRRAGREAAFKAEIAGIRASISSGAFDSGAVRNAAARLGRDMDAMVVDGAEPIWASQLTDALAQIVALVDQAEQDIVETARNAQSRLEEIISVDAFAVATKTPSRKSASRSDQVSPSEDAAAAPQQIAGE; this is translated from the coding sequence ATGAGCAAGGAGCAGCCGGTCCAGATCATTGAAACACCACAGGGCGACGCGTCCTTTGCTGCGGTCCCCATCGAAACCTATCGGGTGATGGTGCGGGATCTTGAGGCGTATCGTGATCTCAAGACCGGCGTGAGCGAATTGCGGGCACTCGACGATGGCGAGGTGGCGCTGCCGGCTGACGTGGCGCACCGGATTGCCGACGGCGACAACCCGGTGCGGGTGTGGCGGGAACATCGCGGCCACAAGGCTGTTGCCCTGGCGCGGATGGCGGGCATAAGCCCGGCCTATTTGTCGGAGATTGAAACCGGCAAGAAGGAAGGCACTTTCAAAACCATGGCCGCCTTAGCGCGCCATCTCAACATCAGTCTTGATGACCTTGCGCCGATGGCGGACGACGAAGATGCCGACAGCCTGCGGCGCGCCGGTCGTGAAGCAGCCTTCAAGGCAGAGATTGCGGGCATTCGGGCGTCGATCTCCAGTGGCGCGTTCGACAGCGGCGCGGTGCGCAATGCAGCCGCGCGACTTGGACGGGACATGGATGCCATGGTGGTGGATGGGGCGGAACCCATCTGGGCGTCTCAGTTGACCGATGCGCTGGCACAGATCGTCGCGCTGGTGGATCAGGCCGAACAGGACATCGTCGAGACCGCGCGCAATGCGCAATCCCGGCTGGAGGAAATCATTTCGGTGGATGCATTTGCGGTTGCAACCAAGACGCCTTCACGCAAGTCCGCTTCGCGAAGTGATCAGGTCAGCCCGTCAGAAGATGCGGCGGCAGCGCCTCAGCAGATTGCCGGGGAATAG
- a CDS encoding MFS transporter, whose amino-acid sequence MTDAIDHHSPNEARWYMTGHAAYFLAAGIQGVLVSWLVTIVLAETPERVGIAQMFSMLPMLVFIMVGGASADRAELRSHLVRLQVFVAVPSLVLAAFIMSDALTYWVVLAYVGVMSTTAAWIVPARDSMLTRIAMRSMGGAIPHAVAMATAAQFAAQVIGMLVAAAAGLFGAVPYLAFHAAMSLLTAFSTSRLDEAPPAPRAAQTHSRFKEMMEGMSMTLADPDIRAIMILMGVGGVFYIGVFMVIFPLLARDVYGGGALEIALFTSFFFGGIGASSFILTRLPEIKRQGRAIMLAMCMGSVTMTLVHFQPPLWLVLALVLIWGMSAGVSMSTARAIVQARAPESHRGRMLAAFQVAMMGGGPIGSLLAGYVASKLGLFDAILVPPAFMVVLWLGVFFFTDLWKADVRSVVPQPAD is encoded by the coding sequence GTGACCGACGCCATAGACCATCATTCGCCAAATGAAGCCCGCTGGTACATGACCGGACATGCGGCCTATTTCCTCGCAGCCGGTATTCAGGGTGTTCTGGTTTCGTGGCTGGTGACGATCGTTCTGGCAGAAACTCCCGAGCGTGTGGGCATTGCACAGATGTTCTCAATGCTGCCCATGCTGGTGTTCATTATGGTTGGAGGCGCGTCGGCTGATCGCGCAGAACTGCGCAGCCACCTTGTGCGTCTACAGGTTTTCGTCGCCGTGCCGTCCTTGGTGCTGGCTGCGTTCATCATGTCCGACGCCCTCACCTATTGGGTGGTGCTGGCATATGTCGGTGTCATGTCCACGACTGCCGCGTGGATTGTTCCAGCGCGCGACTCCATGCTCACACGCATTGCCATGCGCTCAATGGGTGGCGCCATTCCCCATGCTGTTGCGATGGCAACGGCTGCACAATTTGCAGCCCAGGTCATTGGGATGCTGGTTGCTGCTGCGGCCGGGCTTTTTGGTGCTGTGCCCTATCTCGCTTTCCACGCGGCGATGTCGCTGCTGACAGCGTTTTCGACCAGTCGCCTTGATGAAGCCCCCCCTGCCCCGCGCGCCGCACAGACCCATTCGCGTTTCAAGGAAATGATGGAGGGCATGTCCATGACACTGGCGGACCCCGACATCCGCGCGATCATGATCCTGATGGGCGTTGGCGGCGTCTTCTACATTGGCGTGTTCATGGTGATCTTCCCGTTGCTAGCCCGGGATGTGTATGGCGGCGGCGCCTTGGAGATTGCGCTGTTCACCTCGTTCTTCTTTGGTGGCATCGGTGCCTCCAGCTTCATCCTCACCCGGCTGCCCGAAATCAAACGGCAGGGCCGAGCGATCATGCTGGCCATGTGCATGGGGTCCGTCACCATGACGCTGGTGCACTTTCAGCCACCGCTCTGGCTCGTGCTGGCACTTGTATTGATCTGGGGCATGTCTGCGGGTGTGAGCATGTCTACGGCCCGCGCGATCGTGCAGGCCCGGGCGCCTGAAAGCCATCGAGGGCGAATGCTGGCAGCCTTTCAGGTCGCCATGATGGGCGGCGGCCCCATCGGCTCATTGCTGGCGGGCTATGTGGCGAGCAAGCTTGGGTTGTTTGACGCCATCCTGGTGCCACCGGCCTTCATGGTGGTGCTGTGGCTCGGCGTCTTCTTCTTCACGGACCTGTGGAAAGCGGATGTCCGCAGCGTCGTGCCGCAACCTGCCGACTAG
- a CDS encoding MFS transporter — protein MNTQSTDSKQDGAEPGLFGFYLGGQATWFSSIGLQMVLFAWLVTDVLDERAFRVGLAQTALMAPSLLFMIFGGAFADRSDTRAVLIRLHCAAALPPLALALIIFSGELQYEWLIVYGLIMGSLSAFAIPARDSLLSTVAVKAFGEDIQRAVTMASGVQFLGQLGGIIVAGAAAVTGAPALLALQSVVMLSGAFMVRKLPPAPPLDREPSHPLSDMRDGIAQVARSPILLPVVLGMFAVGVLYVGSFMVLLPLLVTNYYDGGATGISIVNICFWGGTIIATFALLRFGHIHRRGLIMTCSLTSGAVILFLIGVPAPFFVMCILCFAWGLGAGTSMTMSRTIVQLAAPPTHRARVLSIFQLGFAGGGPIGAFASGFIVELTSIHTAAWISAGVMVLVLLTLATTTRLVSITSDDVAASPA, from the coding sequence GTGAACACTCAGTCTACGGATAGCAAACAAGACGGGGCCGAACCTGGTCTGTTCGGGTTTTACCTGGGCGGACAGGCAACCTGGTTCAGCAGCATTGGGCTCCAGATGGTGCTGTTTGCCTGGCTGGTGACAGATGTTCTTGATGAGCGGGCGTTTCGGGTTGGCCTTGCACAAACCGCCCTCATGGCTCCGTCGCTCCTGTTCATGATCTTTGGCGGTGCCTTCGCTGACCGGAGCGACACGCGGGCGGTTCTAATTCGCCTTCATTGTGCGGCGGCACTTCCGCCCCTTGCCCTGGCGCTGATCATTTTCTCAGGCGAGCTGCAATATGAGTGGCTGATTGTGTATGGCCTGATCATGGGGTCGCTCTCGGCATTTGCCATTCCCGCGCGCGACTCATTGCTGTCCACCGTCGCGGTCAAAGCCTTTGGGGAAGATATTCAACGGGCCGTGACGATGGCATCCGGCGTCCAGTTTCTTGGGCAGCTTGGGGGCATCATTGTTGCCGGTGCCGCCGCTGTGACGGGCGCGCCCGCCCTGCTTGCCCTACAATCGGTGGTCATGCTGTCCGGTGCCTTCATGGTGCGCAAGCTGCCGCCCGCGCCGCCGCTTGATCGTGAGCCTTCACATCCCCTGTCAGACATGCGCGACGGCATCGCGCAGGTGGCCCGGTCGCCCATCCTGCTGCCGGTGGTGTTGGGGATGTTTGCCGTCGGCGTCCTTTACGTTGGCAGCTTCATGGTGCTGCTGCCGCTTCTGGTCACCAATTATTATGACGGCGGCGCCACCGGCATCTCTATTGTGAATATCTGCTTTTGGGGTGGCACCATCATCGCCACCTTTGCCCTGCTGCGCTTCGGGCATATTCACCGGCGTGGGTTGATCATGACCTGCAGCCTCACAAGTGGTGCGGTCATTCTTTTTCTGATCGGTGTGCCTGCCCCGTTTTTTGTGATGTGCATTTTGTGCTTTGCATGGGGGCTGGGCGCAGGCACCTCCATGACCATGAGCAGAACCATTGTGCAGCTTGCAGCCCCTCCCACCCATCGCGCTCGGGTGCTGTCGATTTTTCAGCTGGGCTTTGCAGGCGGTGGCCCCATCGGCGCGTTTGCGTCCGGGTTCATCGTGGAACTGACGAGCATTCACACGGCGGCATGGATTTCCGCAGGGGTTATGGTTCTTGTCCTGCTGACACTGGCCACAACCACGCGGCTTGTATCCATCACGTCAGATGATGTGGCTGCTTCGCCGGCTTGA
- a CDS encoding DUF2336 domain-containing protein produces the protein MTMASERQDLTLRREAKEVLGLVALAQDKAGKARALIVRRLTDIALLPESQLTPQERQLVDQMLAQLVGHIEVDLRARLATRLADRADAPQEVIVTLAHDVISVARPLLEKSTALGDSDLVDVIQAKGRDHWVATSRRKELSSSVTDALIATGESEALIEIARNKGAQFSAAGYERIVHLSEKEPALCDLLVARDDITPALAHTMFWWASSSLRLDIVNRFTADRRMLREALNDAIDEGIDAFSSDPELMRTLSMMAPQRRYGPSLGEELLSAARSTDMRKVVSLLAKYADIRPQTAAHIVTDPGGEALAVAAKALGMTRKEFLQFALLIASHRDSTSRTAAEVNRLTALFDSVATDRADVVLRYWDDTVRATKPSIKAAGRMAAA, from the coding sequence ATGACCATGGCCAGTGAGCGCCAGGATCTGACCCTGAGACGGGAAGCAAAAGAAGTGCTGGGGCTTGTGGCTCTGGCACAGGACAAAGCCGGCAAGGCCCGCGCGCTGATTGTGCGCCGCCTGACGGACATTGCCCTTTTGCCCGAAAGCCAGCTGACGCCGCAGGAGCGCCAGCTCGTGGACCAGATGCTGGCCCAGCTTGTCGGCCACATAGAAGTGGATCTTCGTGCCCGCCTTGCCACGCGCCTCGCAGACCGCGCGGATGCCCCCCAGGAAGTGATCGTAACCCTGGCCCACGACGTCATCTCGGTTGCGCGGCCATTGCTTGAAAAATCAACGGCGCTGGGAGACAGCGACCTCGTCGATGTCATTCAAGCCAAGGGCCGCGACCATTGGGTCGCCACCTCCAGGCGCAAAGAGCTTTCTTCTTCAGTGACCGATGCGCTGATTGCCACCGGTGAATCCGAGGCGCTGATCGAGATCGCCCGCAACAAGGGCGCCCAGTTCTCCGCCGCCGGCTATGAGCGCATTGTCCACCTGAGCGAAAAAGAGCCGGCCCTGTGCGACCTGCTGGTGGCGCGAGACGACATCACACCCGCTCTGGCCCACACCATGTTCTGGTGGGCCTCGTCCAGCCTGCGCCTCGACATCGTCAATCGGTTTACAGCCGACCGGCGGATGCTGCGCGAAGCCCTGAACGACGCGATCGACGAAGGCATTGATGCTTTTTCCAGCGATCCCGAACTGATGCGGACCTTGAGCATGATGGCGCCCCAGCGGCGTTACGGGCCAAGCCTTGGCGAGGAACTTCTGTCTGCCGCCCGCAGCACCGACATGCGCAAAGTCGTCAGCCTGTTGGCCAAATACGCAGACATCCGTCCACAGACAGCGGCGCACATTGTCACGGATCCCGGCGGGGAAGCGCTGGCAGTCGCAGCCAAAGCCCTGGGCATGACGCGCAAGGAATTTCTTCAGTTCGCCTTGCTTATCGCAAGCCATCGCGACAGCACGTCCCGCACTGCCGCTGAAGTGAACCGGCTGACCGCGCTGTTTGACAGCGTGGCAACGGACAGGGCCGATGTGGTGCTGAGGTACTGGGACGACACGGTGCGCGCCACCAAGCCGTCCATAAAGGCTGCCGGACGCATGGCCGCTGCCTAG
- a CDS encoding Rap1a/Tai family immunity protein — protein sequence MGHSKRDQHGIAGVIFTVVTFFMLLETAAAKPRVESGQDLYNACQQAVRDFEVGKTPQNSVAIYHCNHFLSGLFRSHQVMTRNRLTAKQHSNEDTDRVQCLKVPQAASFKQLAQKVVNQAEWEPALLDAPATELAFSAFDALNPC from the coding sequence ATGGGTCATTCAAAACGCGACCAGCATGGCATTGCCGGGGTCATTTTCACTGTTGTGACGTTCTTCATGCTGCTGGAAACGGCAGCGGCAAAGCCGCGCGTCGAATCCGGCCAGGACCTTTACAATGCCTGCCAGCAGGCGGTGAGGGATTTTGAGGTGGGCAAGACGCCGCAGAACTCTGTGGCGATCTATCACTGCAACCACTTTCTTTCCGGGTTGTTTCGCAGTCACCAGGTGATGACGCGCAACCGGCTGACAGCCAAACAGCATTCAAACGAGGACACGGACCGGGTGCAGTGCCTGAAGGTGCCGCAGGCAGCCAGTTTCAAACAGCTGGCCCAAAAGGTTGTCAATCAGGCGGAATGGGAGCCGGCACTGCTGGATGCGCCCGCGACCGAACTGGCGTTTTCAGCCTTTGATGCCCTGAACCCATGCTGA